In Podospora pseudocomata strain CBS 415.72m chromosome 4, whole genome shotgun sequence, the genomic stretch GAGCGATGCTGATGCCATGCAGCGAGCATAGCGCCAAAATCCAGGGCCTGGAGTCACGTCTCGCCCGCATTGAGGAGCAGCTACAACAAGTCCTAAGTGTTGCCTCGGCCGCCCTCGCCAGCGCAAATCGAATTCCCGAGTCGAGGGTTATAACCATGTCCAGCGGCGAGGAGAGCGACTTCGACAACGCCGTCAGGGTGCGCAACACCCTTCCTATGCCCGGCTCGTCAACCGATACATCCGGCCCCAGTGCAGGCTCGACCGCAACCTCCAGCCCAAGCGAATCCGTCATCCGCGCCTCCTCACCTAACCTGCCCCCACTAGAAGAAattctccccatcatcaacacgtACTTTTCCCAGATCAACCACGCCATCCCGTTGTTCAGCCAAGCTGAATTCATGCGCATGTTACATGACTGGTACACCCATCCCGCCCGCAGGACTTGGGCGGCATGGGCGGCTGTCAACATTGTGTTGGCTCTTGGGTCATGGATCCCCACTACGCCGATCCAAGATATGAACTTTGCCGAGGCAGAGACGGCTTTCAAGGGATACATGAACAACGCCCAATCCGTCCTTGCCGAGCTGGTTACGCGCGAGCAAGATCTGCTGGGCCTTCAGACGTTGCTTGGACTCGTGATCCTCTACCAGACCATGGCAAACTCCAAGCAAGGAGCTGTGCTGATAGGTGCTGCTGTTCGGCTTGTCCATCGGCTGCAGATGCAAAGTAGGAACAACATCGAGGTGTCGTACCCGCAAGAGCAAGGACTGCACAGGTGTCGTTTGTTTTGGATTGCCTACATGCTTGACAAGGAGATCTCGTTGAAGCATCACACGCCGTCGATACAATTGGATGCTGATATCGACCAGGACCTTCCGTCAAGCGATCCGGCAGACGGGGTGGGCGACATATACACGGGCGACGGTCTAGTGCGGGTGAATTACTTCCGTCTGCGCGTTCGCTTGGCGCATATTCAAGGCCGAACATATGACATGCTGTACTCCACGCGGAGCAGCAAGATATCTATGGCCGAGAGACAAGCGCGCGTGATTAGACTGACATATCTGCTGGAAAACTGGAGGTCAAACATCCCGGCCGAGATGCTACCTGATGCCATCAACAGTCGCCTGGGTCGGATGGAACGCATCCTCATGTCTGCGCTATATGGGTCATTTGTTGGTTGTATGGTCATGGTGCATGGAATCTGGAGCCAGCAGGCTGCTTGGATGAAGATCATCTCGGACCGCAGCCTGATGGCGCTGCAGATGGGCAGGACCGACGAACGGAAGTCCTGCATTAACCAACAGCCCCCGCTGCCGTCGGCTTGGAAGAGATGTGTCCAGCTCAGCAGGGAATTTTCCCGAGCCCTGATGCAATTGCCCGAGAGTGATGTTAATATCTGGTAAGTGCCGCGGTACTTGTGAGGATCATTCCAGCTGACCAGATCATCAGGGCCAATTTGGCGGCATTGCTGTCGTGCCTGGTCATTATCTTGACCAACATGTTCCAGTCCCCCGGACACGAGGACTTGGAAGAAGACAGGCAGATCACCCAATGGCTGGTTCGGATGTTGAACAAAGTAAAAGACTTGTCTGTCACAGTGCCGCTCACCCAAATGCACGTTGTCGTTGCCGATCTAGAACGGCGTGCTGAGGCGGCAGTCGCAACGGCTCAGATGAAGCGACAGGCGCTTCAGGAACGACTGCTCATGATGTCTGGCCAAGCGAGTTGGGGCCAGGAAATCGCCCAGCCTGagcatggcgatgatgagaatgtCGAGCAACCATTGTTTTGGGATACCGAAGCAGTCGACTTTGGGGCACTGGATATGAGCAATGGTCTGGGGGGGCAGACGATTGTCGATTGGCTAGATAGCCAATATCCACAGGGGATGGATCTGGGAGAGGCCATTTCCTAAACGTGTTAATGAATGATTGACATGAAATTGCAACTGGACCTGTCCCCAAGATCGATGACCTCTCTTGGCAAAGGGACGGCTCGCAGTGTCCACAGTCAAATCCCGGATCCACAATGACGACACCTCTTGTCGACCTTCATCCAATCATAATTCATAGATAACCTTATCAATTCTTGATTGACCAATGGGAGAGCTCCCGAATGCTGCTTACTGCCCCTCTGtgcccccccaccccccaaccaatatgcccctcccccccgagCTGTCCGCAGCTGCTGCATGACAACGGGCCAttcccctcacctcccacgcctccATCCCATATTCGTCTTCGTGCCATTGACGTGCTTCATCTTCTCTCCTGCGCCTGTCCCGCCTGATACCCTGCTTATAAATCACCCTTGATGAGAGTTCTGTCGCGCCTTGTTCGCAATCGCAACACCCAAATAACAGCATCGGGCCTGCCCCTCCACGTCCGACCGTTTGTTCCACGATTCTTTGCAACATCCATAACGACCAGAATGGCTCAGGAATACAAGCTCAAGGGCGTCACGTCCCTGGATCTCAAGCCAGGTGACAAGCAAGAAGTGGAGGTCGAGGGTCTCGATGCCAAGGTTCTCCTCTTGAACGCCGGAGGTGTCGTCCAAGCCACCGGTCCCAGGTGTACCCACTACGGAGCACCTCTTGTCAAGGGTGTGCTGGGAACAGATGGCAAGCTCACTTGCCCGTGGCACGGTGGTACGCGTCTTCCCTGCTTGACATGCTCCCATGTCGTGCTGTGCTCTTACTGATCACTGTTCTTCCCAGCCTGCTTCAACGGGAAGACCGGCGACGTCGAAGATGCCCCCGCCCTCGATGCCCTTCCCATTTTCAAGGCTACCGAGAGAGACGGCGCTGTCTACATCACCGGCGAGGCCGCTACCATCAAAGCCGGCCACCGCAAGCCCAAGTTCAAGTGCAAGGCCACGGGAGGCGACAAGGTCGTtattgttggaggtggaTCTGGAACTCTTGGGGCTGTAGAAGGCCTTCGCGAGACGGGGTACACCGGCCCCATCACAGTCATTAGCAACGAAGGTTACCTGCCCATTGACAGACCAAAGCTCAGCAAGGCTTTGTTGACCGACCTGAACAAGCTCCAGTGGAGAGACGCCGAGTGGTacaaggagggggatgtggatATTGTCCAGGACGAGGTGGCTGGCGTGGACTTTGCCACCAAAACGGTGTCGACCAAATCTGGCGGCAAGTTTGCCTACAGCAAGCTTATTCTCGCGACGGGCGCCACGCCAAGAGTGCTTCCTCTCCAAGGCTTCAAGGTGCTGGGCAACATCTTCACCCTCAGAAACGTCCGCGATGCCGAGAACATCAACAGGGCCATTGgggagaagggcaagaagattgTTATCGTCGGGTCCTCCTTCATCGGCATGGAGTTGGCTGTGGCCACTTCCAAGGACAATGATGTGACTGTGGTGGGAATGGAACAGGTTCCACTTCAGCGGGTTCTCGGTGAgaaggttggtggtgccatCCAAAAGCTGGTGGAAAGCAAGGGCGTCAAGTTTTACATGTCGGCTGGCGTTGAGAAGGCCGAGCCCTCGGGCTCTGATCCATCCGTGGTCGGGTCAGTTCACCTGAAAGATGGCACCAAGCTTGACGCTGATCTCGTTATTCTGGGTGTTGGCGTTGTTCCGGCGACTGAGTACCTCAAAGATAACAGCGTTGtcaggttggaggaggatggcagCCTCAAGGTCGACGAGTCGTTCTCCGTGGTGGGTCTCAAGGACGTGTATGCTATTGGAGACATTGCCTCGTTTCCCTACCACGGACCTGCTGGTGACGGCAAATACGTCCGCATCGAGCACTGGAACGTTGCCCAGCAAGCTGGACGCATTGCGGCTGgacacatcaccaacccagcGCGCGCCAACCTCAAGTCGCAGCCATTCGCCCCCATCTTTTGGAGTGCCCTGGGTGCCCAGATGCGCTATTCCGGCAACACACAGGCCAGCGggtttgatgatgtggttgttcAGGGCAGCTTTGACGAGGGCAAGTGGGTGGCTTACTACACCAAGGGGGAGACTGTCGTGGCCATGGCCAGCATGGGCAAGGACCCAGTCATGGCTCAGTTTGCgcagctgctgccgctggGCAAGCTGCCGAGCAAGTCCGAGTTGCAAAAGGGGCTCGACTTGCTGAGTCTCGGTCCACCGAATTAGGATTGTGTTAACACAGGCTCTCTCaagtttggggggggttgttatCCGTGGCTTAAGGATGAGTGTATGACCTGAACACTGGGCATTATGAATTGTTTGTTTGATGGAGGGCTCAAGTTGAACCAGAAATATAGGATCACTATCAAGAGGCCAATAATGCCAGCCACCTCGTTGAGATGATCCAAGATGATGGTACTAGTTGTGCAAAGCaaccaaccctaaccctattTGTTCAGAGGAAAAACTGTGACGTTGCTTCAGCTTGTCAGAAAATGCGTGGCTGAGTCAACGTAGACCTGCGACAACACAACGGCCATGTTCCGCGACGATGCATTTTCCCGACGCTCTCTTTGCTTCAACCCCACTCTTTtgatgtcttttttttttttttaaataTGTTATTAGTGAGCACAATTTTCACCGCTACCGCCCAACTCCTGGGGTGGTCGCTCTGTTTTGTCTTGACCACCATCGCCGCGCTCGCCTTCTACAGGGTGTATCAGCATCCTTTGGCCGGGATACCAGGGCCGAAGCTCGCGGCGGTGTCGAATGTTTGGTTGGCaaggtgggtggtgaagggaCGGGTGAGGGAGCTGACCAAGTGGTTGCATCAGACATATGGGCCTGTCGTGAGGGTTGGGCCGGGGGAGGTGTGGGTttgtggggtgggggggttcAAAGAGATTTATGGTAGGTACTGGGTACTCATCtgttggggtttggtgattGGGATGCTGATTTGGGGGGGTACCTACCTAAAAGGGGTCACGAGTgggtttgggaagggggagttTTATGGTGAGCTTTGAACCGACCAGAGATGGACCTTGCTTTGgttgaaggagagaaagagactgATGGGAGAAGCAGTGGCGACGGCGTTGAATAAACCGGCTTCGGTAAACCAGTGGAAGTTGGGGCTTGTGTGGCCGGATACGTTGGATTTACTGTCGGAGTTTGATGGGAAGAGGTATCGGTTGcagaggaggttgattgGGCCGGTGTATACTGCCAGTAATGTTAAAAGGTTTGAGGGGgcggttgatggggttgttgctgctgctgttgcgagGCTGAAGGTCATCgaaggctgtggagggggcGCGGGAACGGTTGACTTGAAGGAGTGGATGCATATCGTTGCTGTTGAGTGcttgggggcggtggtgctggggtggTCGCCGGGGTATATCAAGAGTGGGAGTGATGGGGGGACGAGTAAGCAGAGCTATATGGgatggaaaaggaagagCCTTTTTGGGTTGTTTCCTGCTGTGACAAAGGTGTCGCTGTTGGACTCTGGGATGGGAAAAAGGGTTGGGAAGTGGTTAGGGAGGTTTTGGGCGGATGCTTGGGGAGTTACCTTTGCGACGCCGAAGGGGTTCAAACCTTTCTTCACGGTATGTGTGTGATGGTGGTCTGTCAACGATTGAGCTGACAGAGAGTAGCCGGTGTATCAAAAGGTGTCGAAACGAATCACCGCCGCTCTGGCCCCTTCACAAAGCGCAAAAGCTAAAGTGAAGAAAAACAAATCACCGGAAGTGAAAGAGGACCTGCTCACCGACTTGATACAGCTTCACCTCTCCCGGCCTGACGAATTTACTGACAACTACCTCCGGCGGATGGCAGTCACAAATTTCGGCGCGGGACACGAGACGTTGTGCGCTACACTGACATCGGTTCTTGCCATGATTGGCTCGCATGCTGAAGTCGAGGCACGATGTTTTGCAGAGATTAGCAGCTGTCTGCAGGGTGGGCCACACAAGAGACGATATGATTTGGAAGATGTTACGAAACTGAGATACACCCaagccgccatcaaggaAGCGCAGAGGCTGTGGCCGGTGATAGGCATGAGCTTGTCCCGAACAGTTCCGGAGGATGGATGTGTAATAGGGGGGTATTCCATTCCAGCAGGCACAACTGTGGGCTGTAGTCCGCTTGGGCTACATGCGTTCAATGAAGATGTGTttggggtggatgggttaGAGTACAGACCAGAAAGGTGGCTGATTGAGGACCTGGAAAGATTAAGAGCGATGGAGAGAAGTAACTTAAtatggggtgggggaggcaGGACGTGTCCAGGGAGGTATTTGGCTGAGATGATTGTCTTCAAAGTGGTCACTGCGCTGCTGGCGGAGTTTCAAGTCGAAGTTGTCGAGATGCCGGAAGAAGGAAACATGGAGTGCTACTTTATGGCGATGATGTCTGGCGTGGTGGTAAGACTCAGAGAGAGGTCTCGATAACACTTGGACAGCAGAATGAGAATATCGGAAACAAAAGTCTCCCTACTTACATGAAGATATTTCGCCAACCTAAGTATTACTATCAGTCCAACAACGTCAAAAAACCAACCACATTTCACCAGTGTCTACCACCTCTTAGCCTTTAACCTCAAAAACCCTGCTCACAGCACCTACCCCATTAGCCGAATACAGGCCCAAAAACCTCCTATCATCCAACCTGAACAACCCCGGCCAAtggctccccctccccgcagccaccgccgccctctccccttctccatTCCCATCTCCTACCCTCTCCCATCTCCTACCCCCATCCCTGCTCAAAAcaatcttcatctcccccccatccactccctccccgccctccgaCTCACTCACCCCCTCATTCGTCATaaagctcaccaccaaaacccctCCCACGCTCACGACCTGCGGCGCCCCAGcatccttccccttcctcgccgtataaaccctcctcctcgtgcCCTGCCCCCAtgtctccccatcatcaaaactctccaccaaacccaccgcaaacctcctcacaccctcctcctcggtagTGGTCTCAAAAACAcaaaccaacctcccctcttcctcccctccaacctcagcaacccccaccatcccatccctcgattcttttccctcccccgccctcgacaccaaaacctcctccccccaagtCCGCCCACCATCGCCACTCACCCTGAGCATGTTATCCTGCCTGTTGACCCCCCTCTCACTGCTATAGTAAAcctgcaccctccccctcccatccaccctcaAAAAAGGCTCCCACAACCCGTTATTTTCTTCCTTCGCTGCCCGCTCAGAGGCGTGGGAGAGAAACTCCCATGTTCTTCCAAAGTCGGTGGAGACGCACAGCGTGATGCGGTAGTAGGTGTATTTTCTTGTTAGCGGGTCGATGTCGTGGTTGCGGAAGGCGTAGAGCATGTTTCCGTTGGGGAGCTGCAGGGCGAAGGGGTTGTCGATTTCGTGGGTCGACGCGTTGACTGTCCagatgtgggagaggaaggtccAGGTTTGGGTTGGATGATGGCTGGAGGTGCTGGCGGAGAGGGTTTTGAGGCCGTTtgagtggtgggtggtggtgtaggatGTTAGGAGCAGGGGCCTGTcaggggtgggggaggagaggttgaagagggtggtggcgcGGGGGTAGACGGCGTTCGGGTGGATGAGGATCGGGGGGGAGAttgggttgaaggagagggttggtggtggtgagcggggggcgaggaggggggttgcggcgatgagggcgaggggggatagtagcaggtggaggaggaccgAAAGGAAAAAGTAAGTAATCATTGTGATTAAATAGTGGATGGCCGTATTGACAAAGGAAAATGCTTTTCGAAAGCCAAGGCTGTGTAAGCTATGTGTAAAAAGTGAGAGTGAGTCCCTGACCCTGAAATGAAACTGCCCCTGCTCTCTGACATGGATGAGAAACAAAGGTTGGGACAGAGGGATATATACATGCATCATCAGTCCATCGTAAACATCATGCCGGGCAGGCCCCCCTTCAATAATTATCAACAAAAGAATTTCCCCCCAGGCACCGGGGGATTAAAGTTTGGCTCATACACAGGCTAACCAACGGCCTGGACGTTTTGCCCAAATCACTCGTACACTGACAAGAACCGGCCCCGAAGACCGGTCATCAAGCCGTCCAAACTGATGTTGGTTGGCTTCCTCGGCGGCTATTTTGGAGCTGCAAGATAACACACAACATCAGTATCACCGCTCCGGAAAGCAGCCTGGAGTGTCAAGACCGCAAGGCAGTGCAATCTCACCTCGGAAGCAAGCAAACCACGTGGCCGCAAAGGCAACACACACCACCGGATGGAGGTATCACAAGCCGTGTCGTATCAGTCAGCGGTGCCTCCCCTTCCAGAAACCCCAACTCGGGCGCGTAAGGTAAAGGGGTGTGGTGACGTGGTGCACATTCTCGGCCACCTATCGGTGTTCAACTACTACCCCTTCGCCGTGAGCGCCCTCCCACTCGGCCTCTCCACCCTGGAAAGTGACACCTCGTGTATAAAGTGTGACAGGGCAGGGTCCGACTTGGCGTATAACACCAACAGGCTCCTCACTTCTCCTTCTGTGAGCAAATCCACCGACTGGCTCAGAGTTCTCTGCCGTGGCGGTGCGTGTTCGACTTGCTGGTCGTTTTCATCCTGTGAAGGTTCGTCCCAGTCGTCACTACGGCAGTCAATTGTTTCTTGGctcgaggccgaggttggaggtgtgaTATCCGCCAGGGGAGTTCGTGGGGTTTTGGAGAGTGGTGTTTCCGTCACGGGCTGGGTGTCAACCATGTCTTCCTGTGTCTCCTCATCCTGCCGAGGTTCTGGTGATATTCTCAGCGGAGAGACGGCGCGTCTTTTTCGGcgttgctgtggttggaACATCTCGGCTTGTTGTCCGGGAGGTAGTGATCCTGAGAGGGATGCTGATGAAGGGGTGCGAGCGTGTCGGGGTGAACGTGGTGAGTGACTATGAGATGATCGCGGTGATTGCAGGTGGTGAGAAGGTCGTGGTGAgtgcggcggcggtggtctCATCGCAGGCATATCGGCATGGCTTGATGCTGGTCGACCTGATGTCCTCCGCAACATCTGCGTCGCAGCCCTCGCCGCTGGGCTCTCACTGGCACCCCTTTCGACATGATGGCTCTGTTTCTGCACACGTCCGCTAGCCACCTGATGCCCCGCCGTCATGAACCGCACCATTCGCGGCATCTTGGGGGAGGACCGGGCGGTAGGTGGATCATTTTCGACAGCGCCTGCTAGTCCAGGCCGggggtggttgctgtggcGTCTTCTTGACGATGGATGCGACGACGTCAGTGAGGACCTTCGAGAGTGACCGCGTtcgtggctgctgctgccatgaGAGTTCATGGTCAGCTCGGGAGAGTATAACATCTTGCTGTCGACCGTGTGACGGCTGCagtgtttcttcttttcacaTGCGCATGCGTGATATTTGTGTAAAGTTGgaaataacaacaacaacaaagacTTTGTCTGTATTTCTTTATGCGAGGGTAACACGCGACTGGGGGTCGTGTTTACGACAGGGATAGCGCGTCCGCGatgcgagagagagagagagagagagagatctattagcgtccaatcgggtcgaactgtggcgcgtggccccgaggggtcacgtgcccgagcctacctcgcctggcccccgtttggggatgtggacggcccaagcttctaatACTACTGCTAATACTAGCTGACAGGGCGTTTCGCGTCACAAAAGAGAGTTATTTACAAAGGAGagaggcctgcctgcctcagggctctggtccccgagggcttacggctcctctgtggttccgctgtttcctcaggccattacaatctgggcctggtcacgtgtcctattcttcttcctccgctgggtcgtacactcccgagccttccacccactcggcgtatttcttccagtccttgcCCAGGAGCTTATCCGGCCTCCTGAGCGCTTTTCGCATTTCGCTGTTCAGAGTGCCCCTGGCCCGCGCCGCCGGGCACTCTGCGAAGTGCCCGATTTCCGTGGGTcggccgcagcggcaggtccTATACGAGTCGTGTCCGAAGCGTAGGTGGCACTCCTCGTAGTCTCCGTGTCCCGTCCTTtccgccaggaggtggtgtagggtcTTTCTTGCGAGCGTGAGCTCCGGGGGTCGTTTCCTGGTCCCGGATCATTAGCTGGGCGTATCGCGTCGGcctgttcgccagccaccacgagttccacgcctccctcttcagtgccctggcctttgccttgactgcggtcagggcggggggggatgttgggtctgggagagcccccccgaggccggcctgaacgtcggcctcctcgttcccCTGGATCCCCATATGTCCTGGGGCCCAGTGTACCGtgagggggcaggtggtggtccttccACGCGTATCCTATAACCCTGAACGCCTCCTGGGAGTTGTCCGAGGGGCGCCCTGTGATGCCGTATAgtaccgccgagttgtcgatgaagagccgtaccgccgagggtcttgcccccgccctgatgtattcgcgcgcccacaccaccgcgtgtgccgccccaaccgcttcgccgtcaaaggcctcggattccccgagccttccgtggTTCTCGTGTagcttctgcccatcctggtacgccacgtagccccagcccgtcctcttcggtagTCCTCGTGCGGGGCTGCCTTCGATCCGTCACTGAACAGGTGGATCTCGTCCCTAGGGGCGAGGAGTGTCAGTTGTTCGTGGAGTCTCTTGCCcagttccttgttttctggtcttggcagaggcACCGGGTGCCGTAGGGGTCCACTGCACCAGGTGCGGCCTGGGGCAGTCGGGGAGTAGGGTCGCAAGTGCTTCCAGTCTAGTTTGCTTCTCCGAGAGACGCCTCCGGGGCCCCTCCTGGGTGGCTCCGGCATCGGCCGGGTCCGGAGGACcagtgggtggcgggggtcgaggctcttgaaccgtgccgccatcgagattctggcgTGGGCGAGCGCCACTTCGGCGGGGGTCCTGCTCGCGGAAGATCGCCCCCAGGGGGTCGTTCTCCAGACCgggacaaccgccctggccgcacaTTTAAGTGCCCTGTTGACCGCATTCGTTTGTCCTCCCTGCCTTACCCCGGTGTACCACGTCGCCGCCCCATACGTCGCCGTAGGTACGACCACTGCCcggaccgcctccgccgtggctcttggtggggtgcCCCGGACCACCTTGTTAAGCCCTCGCAGGTGGTTCGCTATTTTCAGTGCCTTCGTCGCCCACCGATTAgcgtgggctttgaagttgagtttggggtccaGGAAGAAACCTAGCCATCGGACCTCCTGTTTCGGCGTCACCTCCGTATTGCCTATCCTTACTGCAGGGGGAGTTGCGCGGCTCTTCGTAAGGTGTAGCAGCTCAcacttggctgggtcgaactcgacgccattcctggagccccaggcctccgccttttcggccgtAGCTTCCAGTATTGCCGCACACTCCTGTGCGTTCTTGCCTACGGCCagcagtccgaggtcgtctgcgtacgccgacgccccggccagctccttgaccagtggctgtaggaagagtgcgaagaggaccgggctggcaggggacCCTTGTGGGAGTCCGCACGCCACTCTCctggggagggtgcagtcTCCTAGTCTCATGGCCGAGCTCCGGTGTGACATGAAGGAGTGTACCCATTCGCAGACATTCAGTGGCCAGCCCTGTTGCCTTAGTCTCCCTGCTAGCCTATTCTTTCTGACCGCGTCGAAGGCGCCCTGCACGTCCATTGTcaggagcgccgccgccttaccccttccccaggctCTCTCGACGTCGTGTACAAGGCACAGAACGAGGTCCTCGGCGGACCTCCTCGGGAGGGACCCTATGTGGGTGGGGCCAAGCACTTCTTGGTTGAGTGCGGTGAAGCCTATCCTTCTGGCTATCAGTCTCTCAAGACCCTTCCCTATACACGACAGGAGGGCGATCGGGCGCCACGCTCTGACCGTGGTatagttgtctttgcccggtTTCCTAAGCATTAccgtttccgcttctttaaacgggagcgggtggtgtcctaagaggaggcactgtctgaagagggccgtgatgttgtcgcctaCCTCCCGCCACACCTCGCGTAGTAGGTCCACCGTGACGTCGTCTGTGCCGGgggctgtgcttgtggtcccgattgtgcatctccttgcctcctccggggAGATCGTGTTGTCCCATTGTAtggtgtcggtgggttgggcgagaGCCCAAGGCTCTGTGGTGTCCCCTGTCTTCTCCGAATCTTTTTCAACCTCTCTCCTAAGTAGCTCTAACTTTTCCCCGGTTCCGTATAGGTCCTATTCCCGTGGACCAGCGGAGGGGGCGAAGGTGTCGGTTGCCTTGtgccatgccgccactgcgtagatgtccttgttcgaggacgcttgctcgagcttctgttgccagtactctctttttgcctttttgaccGTTGTCTCGAACGTCTTGCGCATTTGCTTCCGATCTACTTCCCCTTGTGGGGTCGTTACGGCTCTGCTGCAGCGCCACGCGTGCTTCCTTGCACTCCTCGTTCCACCATTGTGTggtgcctcctgcttgtcttctcaggcGTCCTGCTCCTTGATCGCGCCTACGAGGGCGTTCTGTAGGGAGCGggcccagtggtcgaggtccttggttgtgtgtgctaccgtcggtacttgtgtcatgccccatctagtcagggagcggaagagcgccctatcctcctcttgggccGGGACGTAGGGTCTacctttcttggttgcctgtgggcttgctggtggtaccgtccccgccaaGGTGTAGTGGTCCGATCCGGTGTaggtgtcctcgtccacccaggCTTCTACCCCTGTGCTTGTTGAGAGGACCAGATCAATGGTGTTTCCGTGTATATTGGTGGGTCCCTGCAGCGATgccagggtgaggcggttttccagccatccagctattc encodes the following:
- a CDS encoding hypothetical protein (COG:K; EggNog:ENOG503NWH1) codes for the protein MLMPCSEHSAKIQGLESRLARIEEQLQQVLSVASAALASANRIPESRVITMSSGEESDFDNAVRVRNTLPMPGSSTDTSGPSAGSTATSSPSESVIRASSPNLPPLEEILPIINTYFSQINHAIPLFSQAEFMRMLHDWYTHPARRTWAAWAAVNIVLALGSWIPTTPIQDMNFAEAETAFKGYMNNAQSVLAELVTREQDLLGLQTLLGLVILYQTMANSKQGAVLIGAAVRLVHRLQMQSRNNIEVSYPQEQGLHRCRLFWIAYMLDKEISLKHHTPSIQLDADIDQDLPSSDPADGVGDIYTGDGLVRVNYFRLRVRLAHIQGRTYDMLYSTRSSKISMAERQARVIRLTYLLENWRSNIPAEMLPDAINSRLGRMERILMSALYGSFVGCMVMVHGIWSQQAAWMKIISDRSLMALQMGRTDERKSCINQQPPLPSAWKRCVQLSREFSRALMQLPESDVNIWANLAALLSCLVIILTNMFQSPGHEDLEEDRQITQWLVRMLNKVKDLSVTVPLTQMHVVVADLERRAEAAVATAQMKRQALQERLLMMSGQASWGQEIAQPEHGDDENVEQPLFWDTEAVDFGALDMSNGLGGQTIVDWLDSQYPQGMDLGEAIS
- the aif1 gene encoding Apoptosis-inducing factor 1 (EggNog:ENOG503NVZ7; COG:C), which encodes MRVLSRLVRNRNTQITASGLPLHVRPFVPRFFATSITTRMAQEYKLKGVTSLDLKPGDKQEVEVEGLDAKVLLLNAGGVVQATGPRCTHYGAPLVKGVLGTDGKLTCPWHGACFNGKTGDVEDAPALDALPIFKATERDGAVYITGEAATIKAGHRKPKFKCKATGGDKVVIVGGGSGTLGAVEGLRETGYTGPITVISNEGYLPIDRPKLSKALLTDLNKLQWRDAEWYKEGDVDIVQDEVAGVDFATKTVSTKSGGKFAYSKLILATGATPRVLPLQGFKVLGNIFTLRNVRDAENINRAIGEKGKKIVIVGSSFIGMELAVATSKDNDVTVVGMEQVPLQRVLGEKVGGAIQKLVESKGVKFYMSAGVEKAEPSGSDPSVVGSVHLKDGTKLDADLVILGVGVVPATEYLKDNSVVRLEEDGSLKVDESFSVVGLKDVYAIGDIASFPYHGPAGDGKYVRIEHWNVAQQAGRIAAGHITNPARANLKSQPFAPIFWSALGAQMRYSGNTQASGFDDVVVQGSFDEGKWVAYYTKGETVVAMASMGKDPVMAQFAQLLPLGKLPSKSELQKGLDLLSLGPPN
- a CDS encoding hypothetical protein (EggNog:ENOG503Q4VR; COG:Q) encodes the protein MGEAVATALNKPASVNQWKLGLVWPDTLDLLSEFDGKRYRLQRRLIGPVYTASNVKRFEGAVDGVVAAAVARLKVIEGCGGGAGTVDLKEWMHIVAVECLGAVVLGWSPGYIKSGSDGGTSKQSYMGWKRKSLFGLFPAVTKVSLLDSGMGKRVGKWLGRFWADAWGVTFATPKGFKPFFTPVYQKVSKRITAALAPSQSAKAKVKKNKSPEVKEDLLTDLIQLHLSRPDEFTDNYLRRMAVTNFGAGHETLCATLTSVLAMIGSHAEVEARCFAEISSCLQGGPHKRRYDLEDVTKLRYTQAAIKEAQRLWPVIGMSLSRTVPEDGCVIGGYSIPAGTTVGCSPLGLHAFNEDVFGVDGLEYRPERWLIEDLERLRAMERSNLIWGGGGRTCPGRYLAEMIVFKVVTALLAEFQVEVVEMPEEGNMECYFMAMMSGVVVRLRERSR
- a CDS encoding hypothetical protein (CAZy:GH93; COG:G; EggNog:ENOG503P202), encoding MHVYIPLSQPLFLIHVREQGQFHFRVRDSLSLFTHSLHSLGFRKAFSFVNTAIHYLITMITYFFLSVLLHLLLSPLALIAATPLLAPRSPPPTLSFNPISPPILIHPNAVYPRATTLFNLSSPTPDRPLLLTSYTTTHHSNGLKTLSASTSSHHPTQTWTFLSHIWTVNASTHEIDNPFALQLPNGNMLYAFRNHDIDPLTRKYTYYRITLCVSTDFGRTWEFLSHASERAAKEENNGLWEPFLRVDGRGRVQVYYSSERGVNRQDNMLRVSGDGGRTWGEEVLVSRAGEGKESRDGMVGVAEVGGEEEGRLVCVFETTTEEEGVRRFAVGLVESFDDGETWGQGTRRRVYTARKGKDAGAPQVVSVGGVLVVSFMTNEGVSESEGGEGVDGGEMKIVLSRDGGRRWERVGDGNGEGERAAVAAGRGSHWPGLFRLDDRRFLGLYSANGVGAVSRVFEVKG